Proteins from a genomic interval of Falco rusticolus isolate bFalRus1 chromosome 7, bFalRus1.pri, whole genome shotgun sequence:
- the FAM81A gene encoding protein FAM81A, translating to MAQRSPIFPTLAPSERRVRNIPLHSQALTAVPLASASLVDQLEDRILSHEKTTAALVEHAFRIKEDIVSTLHRMQNKGGGDRLARQLLEEHIRNITAIVRQLNRDIEMLQEQIRVRDNLSYGTNSTLKSLEMRQLSGLGDLRGRVARCDAGLARLSAEHKITYERLQSLSKDQHTSKLILESKIKEAEIQISHLLSRVEQSIVQQEAKLKLAYKESSQQLHLLDMKLKNAIEELSSQILSARSWLEQEHERIEKELVQKIDQLSLTFKENTEMSERAIEMKFNQMAEKIDKIEEIQKITMETQEAKQTEEKINIRIGKLQNEINEDIKEMKAEVNAGFAAIYESIGSLRQVLEAKMKLDRDELQKQIHQMKQEVPTWGEPGP from the exons ATGGCCCAGCGAAGCCCAATCTTCCCAACTCTTGCCCCTTCTGAAAG GCGGGTTCGAAACATACCGCTGCACAGCCAGGCGCTGACGGCGGTCCCGCTGGCATCCGCGAGCCTTGTGGATCAGCTGGAAGACAGAATCCTAAGCCATGAGAAAACAACGGCGGCTCTTGTGGAACACGCTTTTCGCATTAAGGAGGACATTGTTTCCACTCTGCACAGAATGCAGAACAAAGGGGGGGGTGACCGGTTGGCTAGGCAACTCTTGGAAGAACATATCCGAAACATAACGGCAATAGTGAGGCAGCTCAACCGGGACATCGAG ATGCTGCAGGAACAGATACGTGTCAGAGACAATCTCAGCTATGGAACAAATTCTACCCTGAAGAGTCTGGAAATGCGGCAGCTTTCTGGTTTAGGAGATCTTCGGGGAAGAGTTGCAAG GTGTGACGCTGGGTTAGCCAGACTGTCTGCAGAGCATAAAATTACCTATGAAAGACTTCAGAGCCTAAGTAAAGACCAACACACCTCCAAGCTCATCTTAGAGTCTAAAATCAAAGAGGCAGAAATACAG ATTTCTCACCTCCTGAGCAGAGTAGAGCAGTCCATCGTGCAGCAGGAGGCGAAGCTGAAGCTGGCCTACAaggagagcagccagcagctccaccTGCTGGACATGAA ATTAAAAAATGCTATTGAGGAACTCAGCAGCCAGATTTTGTCTGCACGTAGCTGGTTGGAACAGGAACATGAAAGGATTGAAAAAGAGCTTGTGCAAAAAATTGACCAACTCTCATTGACTTTTAAGGAAAACACT GAAATGAGTGAAAGAGCTATAGAGATGAAATTTAACCAAATGGCAGAGAAAATTgacaaaatagaagaaatacagaagataaCCATGGAAACACAGGAAGcaaaacagactgaagaaaagataaaCATTCGCATCGGCAAACTTCAAAATGAGATAAATGAAgatataaaagaaatgaaagctgaagttAATGCTG GATTTGCAGCTATCTACGAGAGCATTGGGTCTCTACGGCAAGTTCTAGAAGCAAAAATGAAGCTGGACAGAGACGAACTACAGAAGCAGATCCACCAAATGAAGCAGGAGGTTCCAACATGGGGAGAGCCTGGACCATGA